One window of Biomphalaria glabrata chromosome 6, xgBioGlab47.1, whole genome shotgun sequence genomic DNA carries:
- the LOC129926878 gene encoding ATP-dependent DNA helicase PIF1-like, translating to MGEIALPQDVISKTNIIDEVYGDCLADKSYENMKDRAILAPLNKDVNLINCELIDRLPGEEKVYFSFDSIKDMSEGTLQFTTEFLNSIDIADLPPHKLKLKKNTIIMLLRNLDVSEGLCNGTRLIVTELCNNIIIAKILTGEHFGKAVHIPRITLDSSKGKLGCTMQRHQFPVTPAFAMTVHKSQGQTFQFVGVDLRVPVFMHACLYRRIDVLDSNW from the exons ATGGGTGAAATAGCTCTGCCACAAGATGTCATCTCAAAAACCAACATTATTGACGAAGTTTATGGGGATTGTTTGGCAGATAAAAGTTACGAAAACATGAAAGACAGGGCAATTTTGGCTCCCCTAAACAAAGATGTCAATTTAATCAATTGTGAGCTTATAGACAGATTACCTGGAGAGGAAAAAGTCTATTTTAGCTTTGATTCAATCAAGGATATGTCAGAAGGTACACTTCAATTTACCACagaatttttaaattccatAGACATCGCTGATCTGCCTCCacacaaactaaaactaaaaaaaaacacaattatcaTGCTACTTAGGAACTTGGATGTTTCAGAAGGACTCTGTAATGGGACGAGGCTCATTGTCACTGAACTGTGTAACAACATAATTATTGCTAAGATTCTAACTGGCGAACATTTTGGAAAGGCAGTTCATATTCCCAGAATCACTCTAGATTCCAGTAAGGGGAAACTTGGATGCACAATGCAGCGCCATCAATTTCCTGTGACCCCTGCTTTCGCCATGACAGTCCACAAATCACAAGGTCAAACATTCCAGTTTGTTGGAGTTGATCTCAGAGTCCCAGTCTTTATGCATG CCTGTTTGTACCGGAGAATTGATGTACTGGATAGCAACTGGTAG
- the LOC129926879 gene encoding uncharacterized protein LOC129926879, whose product MPRPRKRQLFNFNQESREGNNNADPAKVPRLSLVLHERDSTSINCQSSLNHQPSTTINCQSSLNHQPSTSINCQSPVNHQPSFSINCQSPVNHQSSTSINCQSSVNHQSSTSINCQSPVNNQSSTSMNCQSPVNHQSSTLINCQSSLNHQPSTSMNCQSPVNHQSSTLINCQSSLNHQSSTSINCQSPVNHQPSNTTNLREASTRANAVIRNIVKLENSEKRLRKLEDLRLRASRRLKVETCTQYSQRLEDLRQRASHRLQAETCTQYSQRLEDLRQRASQRLQAETCTQYSQRLEDLRQRASQRLQAETCAQYSQRLEDLRQTASQRLQAETCAQYSQRLDDMRQRTSRRYVNETPIEYSKRLDDLRRRASQRLETESPTEYSKRLYDMQNRALQRTNNETPTQRNERLEEMRQQAAIRLSEETHEQRIERLEEMRQGAAIRLSKETHEQRNERLEEMRQQAAIRLSEETHEQRIERLEEMRQGAAIRLSEETDEQRNERLEEMRQRATLRLSAETKIKEDQRLEEQRRRDARRRAALEKTKVQTYKSAVNSSVNYRSLGPFTITCIHCQAIHFPEERVGNKVNRDSFGDCCLHGRISLEAPIFPNELIILFLGQHPLAQEFHKKIRNLNALASFNVDDDRTINSHGIYSFIAAGMIYHKINLAVHPTQNPNGDYERPQYGQLYFLDPDDAVNERIHHPYNSDINQDLMNRLEKIIRAVNCFAQAFKMMREVETETRQLASANGIAPPHVRLLFTNPDGFDIRRYNVPSSNEVCAVLTLNADQSIPANEMVVHQRGKEIVTLKNTDKRTEPFTYPLFYPKGTFGYSVDLKLQQPYPSRQHLTRLEMAQYRIAYRKGLTKNLPLEKDRSDLDLRETQFNALHFGGRLFQQYLVDTFIRVERDRIQWIKSNQKKILAEKYIGVSNFLKELAEKKDAVVGETIILPSSFPGSTRYYAEQFEDAMAIVRRFGSPDFFMTMTCNPEWPEIKEAARIVTEEGFVIQQRAQDRPDLVARVAKLKFETIIEELYKKQIFGKVAAYVYTIEFQKRGLPHMHLLLIMRSEDKVHNPDELDDLISAEIPDNTDPELRELVLKWMIHNPCGEHDLYASCMKNHNGKIHCRFDFPKPFQETTSLVDDEKPKLRRRYDSRLDQQSPEFSHELAVYRKDKSGRRITRDNRHVAPYNAYLLKLFNCHINVEFVGSIRAVKYLYKYIYKRHDCAYIKIVEEQKRINYNEPDTYIEGRCITPPEACWRLSGNELQKKSHVVQRLDIHLPGHYRMSDIVNVQEDLADTGIKGSTLESYFKTNATKKQKEEANRLAGKDEEIIYHFYWQMPEHFKWIGRQSEWVERLRQINVIGRIHSVNFVAQPELYHLRMLLYHVNDATSFDELLKFNGIRHATFKQACLARGLAYDDQQWIDGLQESAMSKTPRAMRTLFTQILIFGSPENPKRLWEMFKADLAEDFLLEIGHTGGRVEDAINHTYRIIASKLNTEATEGRDFQYWVNTFGMDNIDFVNNHLNVDMLNNDSSILEGERLYGLLKGKQLDIVNTILDAVTSHNSGPRCFFIDGPGGTGKTFVYKTIYHILRGRNFNVKCMAFTGIASILLPNGRTSHKTFGLSVPLTPESVSNIKLGSMKAAQLAEVDVFLMDEAPMLPKYGLSTID is encoded by the coding sequence ATGCCGCGGCCAAGAAAACGTCAGTTATTCAACTTCAACCAAGAATCTAGAGAAGGAAACAACAACGCTGATCCAGCTAAAGTCCCTCGCCTTTCTTTGGTTTTACATGAACGGGATTCAACTTCAATAAATTGCCAGTCTTCATTGAATCACCAGCCTTCAACTACAATAAATTGCCAGTCTTCATTGAATCATCAGCCTTCAACTTCAATAAATTGCCAGTCTCCAGTGAATCACCAGCCCTCATTTTCAATAAATTGCCAGTCTCCAGTGAATCACCAGTCTTCAACTTCAATAAATTGCCAGTCTTCAGTGAATCATCAGTCTTCAACTTCAATAAATTGCCAGTCTCCAGTGAATAACCAGTCTTCAACTTCAATGAATTGCCAGTCTCCAGTGAATCATCAGTCTTCAACTTTAATAAATTGCCAGTCTTCATTAAATCACCAGCCTTCAACTTCAATGAATTGCCAGTCTCCAGTGAATCACCAGTCTTCAACTTTAATAAATTGCCAGTCTTCATTAAATCACCAGTCTTCAACTTCAATAAATTGCCAGTCTCCAGTGAATCACCAGCCTTCAAATACGACAAATCTCAGAGAAGCTTCAACTAGAGCAAATGCAGTTATTAGAAATATCGTCAAACTAGAAAATTCTGAGAAGCGTTTAAGGAAACTTGAGGATCTGCGACTTCGAGCTTCACGACGACTTAAAGTGGAAACTTGCACACAGTATTCTCAGAGACTTGAAGATCTGCGGCAGAGAGCTTCACATCGACTTCAAGCGGAAACTTGCACACAGTATTCTCAGAGACTTGAGGATCTGCGACAGAGAGCTTCACAGCGACTTCAAGCGGAAACTTGCACACAATATTCTCAGCGACTTGAGGATTTGCGACAGAGAGCTTCACAGCGACTTCAAGCGGAAACATGCGCACAATATTCTCAGCGTCTTGAGGATCTGCGACAGACAGCTTCACAGCGACTTCAAGCAGAAACATGCGCACAATATTCTCAGCGACTTGACGACATGCGACAACGAACTTCAAGACGATATGTAAATGAAACTCCCATAGAATATTCTAAGCGACTTGACGACTTGCGACGAAGAGCTTCACAGCGACTGGAAACTGAGTCTCCAACAGAATATTCCAAACGACTTTATGACATGCAAAATCGTGCTTTACAACGAACAAATAATGAAACGCCTACTCAACGAAATGAGAGACTTGAAGAAATGCGACAGCAAGCAGCCATAAGATTATCTGAAGAAACCCACGAACAACGCATCGAGAGACTTGAAGAAATGAGACAAGGGGCAGCCATAAGATTATCTAAAGAAACCCACGAACAACGAAATGAGAGACTTGAAGAAATGCGACAGCAAGCAGCCATAAGATTATCTGAAGAAACCCACGAACAACGCATCGAGAGACTTGAAGAAATGAGACAAGGGGCAGCCATAAGATTATCTGAAGAAACCGACGAACAACGCAATGAGAGACTTGAAGAAATGAGACAGCGGGCAACACTAAGGTTATCTGCAGAAACGAAGATAAAAGAGGACCAACGTTTGGAGGAACAAAGACGGCGTGACGCAAGACGAAGAGCAGCCTTGGAGAAAACTAAAGTACAAACGTACAAGAGCGCAGTGAACTCAAGTGTTAACTATAGATCATTGGGCCCCTTTACAATTACATGCATACATTGCCAGGCGATACATTTTCCAGAGGAAAGAGTTGGCAACAAAGTTAACAGAGACTCCTTCGGGGACTGCTGTTTACATGGTCGAATTTCCCTGGAAGCTCCTATCTTTccaaatgaattaattattttgtttttaggtcagcACCCTTTGGCACAGGAATTTCATAAGAAGATACGAAATTTAAATGCATTGGCATCATTTAATGTGGATGACGACAGGACAATTAATAGCCACGGCATTTATAGTTTCATCGCAGCAGGGATGATTtatcataaaataaatttggctGTTCATCCAACACAAAATCCAAATGGTGACTACGAAAGACCACAATATGGTCAGCTCTACTTTCTGGATCCCGACGATGCTGTGAATGAAAGAATTCATCATCCATACAATAGTGACATCAACCAAGACTTAATGAATAGATTGGAGAAAATCATACGCGCCGTCAATTGTTTCGCTCAGGCATTTAAAATGATGAGAGAAGTGGAGACAGAAACTAGACAACTTGCATCAGCAAACGGAATAGCACCTCCACATGTTCGACTTTTGTTTACTAATCCTGATGGTTTTGATATCAGGCGCTACAATGTCCCCTCATCCAATGAAGTATGTGCTGTGCTGACACTGAATGCTGATCAAAGCATTCCAGCTAATGAAATGGTTGTACATCAGCGAGGCAAAGAAATAGTTACTTTAAAGAACACAGACAAACGAACAGAGCCCTTCACATATCCATTATTTTATCCTAAAGGCACCTTTGGATATTCTGTGGATCTAAAGCTACAACAGCCTTATCCCAGTCGGCAGCATCTAACAAGACTGGAAATGGCACAATACCGTATTGCTTATCGCAAAGGACTCACCAAAAATCTCCCACTTGAAAAAGATCGAAGCGATCTTGATCTACGTGAAACACAATTCAACGCACTACATTTTGGTGGCCGACTGTTTCAGCAGTATCTGGTTGACACATTTATTAGAGTCGAACGCGATCGCATCCAGTGGATCAAGTCCAACCAAAAGAAGATTCTGGCTGAAAAATACATAGGAGTGTCTAACTTTCTTAAAGAACTGGCTGAAAAGAAAGATGCTGTTGTTGGTGAAACCATCATTTTACCATCCTCCTTCCCAGGCTCAACACGATACTATGCTGAACAATTTGAAGACGCCATGGCTATAGTACGACGCTTCGGTTCACCAGACTTCTTTATGACCATGACATGTAATCCGGAATGGCCTGAAATAAAAGAAGCTGCCCGTATTGTTACCGAGGAAGGGTTTGTTATTCAGCAGCGAGCTCAAGATCGTCCTGATCTCGTTGCGAGAGTAGCAAAGCTGAAGTTTGAAACCATTATTGAGGAATTGTACAAGAAACAAATCTTTGGGAAAGTAGCAGCCTATGTTTATACTATTGAATTTCAAAAGCGTGGTCTCCCTCACATGCATCTTTTACTAATTATGAGATCGGAAGACAAAGTGCACAATCCTGATGAGCTAGATGATTTAATTTCTGCTGAGATCCCAGACAACACAGATCCTGAGTTGCGAGAACTGGTATTGAAATGGATGATCCATAATCCTTGCGGTGAACATGACTTATATGCGTCATGCATGAAAAACCACAATGGAAAAATTCACTGCCGTTTCGATTTCCCCAAACCTTTTCAAGAAACAACATCACTGGTTGACGACGAAAAACCAAAATTAAGACGTCGGTATGATTCCAGACTGGACCAGCAGAGCCCTGAATTTTCTCACGAACTAGCTGTCTACCGAAAAGACAAGTCTGGTAGAAGAATAACCAGAGACAACCGCCACGTGGCTCCTTACAATGCATATTTGCTGAAACTTTTCAATTGCCACATAAACGTTGAATTTGTTGGAAGCATTAGAGCAgtgaaatatttatacaaatatatttacaaaagacATGACTGCGCCTATATTAAAATTGTGGAGGAgcaaaaaagaataaattataatgaACCAGACACATACATTGAAGGGCGGTGCATCACACCACCGGAGGCTTGCTGGCGTTTATCTGGAAATGAACTCCAAAAGAAGAGCCATGTAGTGCAACGTCTTGACATTCATCTTCCTGGTCACTACCGAATGTCAGACATTGTGAATGTGCAAGAAGATCTGGCGGATACTGGCATTAAGGGATCCACATTGGAGTCTTATTTCAAAACCAATGCTACCAAGAAGCAAAAAGAAGAAGCTAACCGCCTTGCTGGAAAAGATGAAGAAATTATTTACCATTTTTATTGGCAGATGCCCGAGCATTTTAAATGGATAGGAAGGCAAAGTGAATGGGTTGAGAGGCTTCGACAAATCAATGTTATTGGTCGTATCCACAGCGTTAATTTTGTTGCCCAGCCAGAGTTATACCATCTCAGGATGCTTTTGTACCACGTCAATGACGCTACAAGTTTTGACGAACTTCTTAAATTTAATGGTATCAGGCATGCCACGTTCAAGCAAGCGTGTCTGGCTCGAGGGCTTGCCTATGATGACCAACAGTGGATCGATGGTCTGCAGGAATCGGCTATGTCAAAAACGCCTAGAGCCATGAGAACACTATTTACAcagattttaatatttggatCTCCAGAAAATCCAAAAAGACTTTGGGAAATGTTCAAAGCAGATCTGGCTGAAGATTTTCTTCTAGAAATAGGACACACAGGTGGCCGAGTGGAAGACGCGATAAATCATACCTATCGAATTATCGCCTCCAAATTAAATACCGAAGCCACAGAAGGCAGAGATTTTCAGTACTGGGTCAACACCTTTGGCATGGACAACATTGACTTTGTCAATAACCATTTAAATGTGGATATGCTTAACAACGACAGCTCAATACTGGAAGGGGAACGGTTGTATGGACTCCTGAAAGGGAAACAGCTTGACATAGTGAATACCATTCTCGATGCTGTCACAAGTCATAACTCTGGACcaagatgtttttttattgatggaCCTGGAGGTACTGGaaaaacgtttgtgtacaagaCTATTTATCACATTCTTCGGGGTCGAAATTTCAATGTGAAATGTATGGCATTTACAGGAATAGCATCAATTCTTTTGCCTAATGGACGCACCTCACACAAAACATTTGGCCTCAGTGTGCCCCTTACACCTGAATCAGTTTCAAACATAAAGCTAGGATCAATGAAAGCTGCTCAGTTAGCGGAAGTTGATGTATTTTTAATGGATGAGGCCCCAATGCTGCCAAAATACGGACTTTCTACCATAGACTAG